The proteins below are encoded in one region of Balaenoptera acutorostrata chromosome 11, mBalAcu1.1, whole genome shotgun sequence:
- the LLPH gene encoding protein LLP homolog, protein MAKSLRSKWKRKMRAEKRKKNAPKELSRLKSILKVDGDVLMKDVQEIATVVEPKHCQEKMQCVVKDETDDMKMETDIKRNKKTLLDQHGQYPVWMNQRQRKRLKAKREKKKGKSKAKAIKAAKGLAW, encoded by the exons ATGGCTAAAAGCTTACGGAGTAAGTGGAAAAGGAAGATGCgtgctgaaaagagaaaaaagaatgcccCAAAGGAGCTCAGCAGACTTAAAAGTATTCTTAAAGTAGATGGTGATGTTTTAATGAAAGACGTTCAAGAGATAGCAACTGTGGTGGAACCCAAACATTGTCAAGAGAAAATGCAATGTGTGGTGAAAGATGAAACAG ATGACATGAAAATGGAGACTGATattaagagaaacaaaaagactCTTCTAGACCAGCATGGGCAGTACCCCGTATGGATGAACCAGAGGCAAAGAAAAAGGCTGAAAGCAAAgcgagagaaaaagaaaggaaaaagcaaagcaaaagctATCAAGGCAGCGAAGGGTTTGGCCTGGTAG